The Granulicella sibirica genome has a segment encoding these proteins:
- a CDS encoding SIS domain-containing protein: MTIEGRTYPHSMLREINEQPDAITRTLEFYLEAGFKSFKNGSMAEAAKLICKQPHLVIVASGSSRHAGLAAEILLEDLAGIAVDVEYASEYACRSTSAKIDPACPVMVLSQSGETADTLAALREAARRGHPTIAVTNVPHSTMSREAGFSLPTLAGKELAIPATKSFTTQLVVVALLALSVGSHRGVISAEELTAHLEALAGIPGSLARQLPEWETVVHGLAPVFRDAKTFLYLGRGVHYAMAREGALKLKESSYLHAEGYPTGELKHGPNALVSAEVPLVVLATVDKANAESVLRYEKTVGLLEDMQRQGARVVALVNTGDAIVPGLVGYVVEVDAEPEGLFPITEVVPLQLFSYFTAVMHGIDVDRPRNLSKAVLAE; encoded by the coding sequence ATGACGATCGAAGGCCGTACCTATCCGCACAGCATGCTGCGTGAGATTAATGAGCAGCCGGACGCCATTACGCGGACGCTGGAGTTTTACCTAGAAGCCGGATTCAAGAGCTTCAAGAACGGGTCGATGGCGGAGGCGGCGAAGCTGATCTGCAAGCAGCCTCACCTGGTGATCGTGGCGAGCGGTTCGAGCCGTCATGCGGGGCTTGCGGCGGAGATCCTGCTGGAGGATCTGGCGGGAATTGCGGTCGATGTGGAGTATGCGAGCGAGTATGCGTGCCGGAGCACAAGTGCGAAGATTGATCCGGCGTGCCCGGTGATGGTGCTGTCGCAGTCGGGCGAGACGGCGGACACGCTGGCGGCGCTGCGCGAGGCGGCACGGCGTGGGCATCCGACGATCGCGGTGACGAATGTGCCGCACTCGACGATGTCGCGGGAGGCGGGTTTCTCACTGCCGACGCTGGCGGGGAAGGAACTGGCGATTCCGGCGACGAAGAGCTTTACGACACAGCTTGTGGTCGTTGCTTTGCTGGCGCTGAGCGTGGGGAGCCATCGGGGAGTGATCAGCGCGGAGGAGCTAACGGCTCATCTGGAGGCATTGGCGGGGATTCCAGGGAGCCTCGCGCGGCAGTTGCCGGAGTGGGAGACGGTTGTTCATGGGCTTGCGCCGGTGTTCCGGGATGCGAAGACGTTTCTCTATCTTGGGCGTGGGGTTCACTACGCCATGGCTCGCGAGGGGGCGCTGAAGTTGAAGGAGTCCTCTTACCTGCATGCGGAGGGATATCCGACGGGTGAATTGAAGCATGGGCCGAATGCGCTTGTGTCGGCGGAGGTGCCACTTGTGGTGCTGGCGACGGTGGATAAGGCGAATGCTGAATCGGTGCTGCGATATGAGAAGACGGTGGGGCTGCTCGAGGATATGCAGAGGCAGGGAGCCCGGGTCGTCGCGTTGGTGAATACGGGGGATGCGATTGTGCCGGGGCTAGTGGGGTACGTGGTTGAGGTGGATGCGGAGCCGGAAGGACTGTTTCCGATTACGGAGGTGGTGCCGCTGCAGCTCTTCTCCTACTTCACGGCGGTGATGCATGGAATCGATGTGGATCGGCCGAGGAATCTGAGCAAGGCTGTGCTGGCGGAGTAG
- a CDS encoding DUF4149 domain-containing protein has protein sequence MPTVLRALRLLSIVVWVGGITFFAFVVAPVAFGNLPSPHEAGIVVRYTLLALHSIGMVCGTVFLLASILLLQASRRPRNVAIQAALIALMLLITATSQFGILPRMERDRLAANGIIESIPPTDPARIDFERLHPLSERLEGATLLLGLATILLMARDEPIPPAAA, from the coding sequence ATGCCGACCGTTCTCCGCGCCCTACGCCTCCTGTCCATCGTCGTATGGGTCGGGGGAATAACCTTCTTCGCCTTCGTCGTCGCCCCCGTCGCCTTCGGAAACCTCCCCAGCCCGCACGAGGCCGGGATCGTCGTCCGCTACACCCTGCTGGCCCTTCACAGTATCGGCATGGTCTGCGGAACTGTCTTTCTCCTCGCCAGCATTCTGCTTCTCCAAGCCAGCCGAAGACCCCGCAATGTCGCGATCCAGGCAGCCCTCATCGCCCTCATGCTCCTGATCACCGCAACGTCCCAATTCGGCATCCTGCCCAGGATGGAACGCGACCGTCTCGCCGCAAACGGCATCATCGAGTCCATCCCGCCCACCGACCCCGCCCGCATCGACTTCGAGCGTCTCCACCCGCTCTCCGAGCGCCTCGAAGGAGCCACCCTCCTCCTCGGCCTCGCCACCATCCTCCTCATGGCCCGCGACGAGCCCATCCCACCCGCCGCAGCCTGA
- a CDS encoding alpha/beta fold hydrolase, whose amino-acid sequence MTENFVVVDGVRVHFGKAGSGPALVLVHGLVGSVGNWRRNIVELAEDATVYAVDLTNMGRSERVKGLDASLAATADRLAAFMEALGLDKADISGHSHGGAVAMMFAARHPERVRSLILFAPANPFCDFGHFLVRFYQTRTGKALARMVPYLPKQLHALSLRRMYGDPLRVTDGSLEGYTDGLRVPGTMEHILRIVGSWFEDMRLLQGELERIAMTPTLLVWGDRDRAVGLRSAEFLQEILQRSRLVVVPGAGHIPFEEMPEECNRAVHGWLSGAVSA is encoded by the coding sequence TTGACGGAAAATTTTGTAGTGGTGGACGGGGTGCGGGTTCACTTTGGCAAGGCCGGGTCGGGGCCGGCGCTTGTACTGGTGCATGGCCTGGTAGGGTCGGTGGGGAACTGGCGACGGAATATCGTGGAATTGGCCGAGGACGCTACGGTGTACGCGGTCGACCTGACGAACATGGGACGGTCGGAGCGGGTGAAGGGTCTGGATGCGAGCCTGGCGGCTACGGCGGATCGGCTGGCGGCTTTTATGGAAGCGCTTGGGCTGGATAAGGCGGATATCTCCGGGCACTCGCATGGCGGGGCGGTGGCGATGATGTTCGCGGCTCGGCATCCGGAGCGGGTGCGGAGCTTGATCCTGTTTGCCCCGGCGAATCCGTTCTGTGACTTTGGGCATTTCCTGGTGCGGTTTTACCAGACGCGTACGGGCAAGGCGCTGGCTCGGATGGTGCCCTATCTGCCGAAGCAGCTGCATGCGCTTTCGCTGCGACGGATGTATGGGGATCCGCTGCGGGTGACGGATGGGTCGCTTGAGGGGTATACGGATGGGCTGCGGGTTCCGGGGACGATGGAACATATCCTGCGGATCGTTGGCTCGTGGTTCGAGGATATGCGGCTTCTGCAGGGGGAGTTGGAGCGGATTGCGATGACGCCTACGCTTCTGGTGTGGGGGGATCGGGATCGGGCGGTTGGGCTTCGGTCGGCAGAGTTTTTGCAGGAGATCCTGCAGCGGTCGCGGTTGGTGGTGGTTCCGGGGGCTGGGCATATTCCGTTTGAGGAGATGCCGGAGGAGTGCAACCGGGCGGTGCATGGGTGGTTGAGTGGGGCGGTTTCGGCTTAG
- a CDS encoding DUF4242 domain-containing protein, which yields MPKFLIERNIPGAGDLTPDQLNAVSKTSCAAIRTIGPQVQWVESFVTDDKIYCVYIAPDEATVLEHAKIGGFPANSVKVIRTIIDPTTAE from the coding sequence ATGCCTAAGTTTCTGATTGAGCGGAATATTCCCGGTGCGGGTGATCTGACGCCGGATCAGTTGAATGCGGTGTCGAAGACTTCGTGTGCGGCGATTCGGACGATCGGGCCGCAGGTGCAGTGGGTGGAGTCGTTTGTGACGGATGACAAGATTTACTGTGTCTACATTGCTCCCGATGAGGCTACGGTTCTGGAGCATGCGAAGATCGGCGGGTTTCCGGCGAATTCGGTGAAGGTGATCCGGACGATCATTGACCCGACTACGGCTGAGTAA
- a CDS encoding alpha/beta hydrolase, which produces MTPPTDASPHISHVRTVDDLYGPAGRLEAVLNTGRPDAPFSAIVCHPHPPSGGTMHNKVVYHAMKAFASFGLPVLRFNFRGTGLSEGAHDNGHGEQNDVRAALSWLEHNYKLPILFAGFSFGSNIGLRACCGDVRVKGLIGLGLPVRAAGRDYTYGFLPKCIGPKLFISGTEDEFGPPETMQEVLSHAPDPKHLVWIEGADHFFQGVPTSPRSKLDQMQAEMRTWLSTTFNL; this is translated from the coding sequence ATGACGCCGCCGACCGACGCCTCCCCTCACATCTCTCACGTCCGCACCGTCGACGACCTCTACGGTCCCGCCGGTCGCCTCGAAGCCGTACTCAACACCGGACGCCCCGACGCCCCCTTCTCCGCCATCGTCTGCCACCCCCACCCCCCGAGCGGCGGAACGATGCACAACAAGGTCGTCTACCACGCCATGAAAGCCTTCGCCTCCTTCGGCCTGCCCGTCCTCCGCTTCAACTTCCGCGGAACCGGCCTCAGTGAAGGCGCCCACGACAATGGCCACGGTGAGCAGAACGACGTCCGCGCCGCCCTCTCCTGGCTCGAACACAACTACAAGCTCCCCATCCTCTTCGCCGGCTTCTCCTTCGGCTCCAACATCGGCCTCCGCGCCTGCTGCGGGGACGTCCGCGTCAAGGGCCTCATCGGCCTCGGACTCCCCGTCCGAGCCGCCGGTCGCGACTACACCTACGGCTTCCTCCCCAAATGCATCGGGCCCAAACTCTTCATCAGCGGCACCGAAGATGAGTTCGGCCCACCCGAGACCATGCAGGAAGTCCTCTCCCACGCCCCCGACCCCAAACACCTCGTCTGGATCGAAGGCGCCGATCACTTCTTCCAGGGCGTCCCCACCTCACCCCGCTCCAAACTCGACCAGATGCAAGCCGAGATGCGCACTTGGCTCTCCACCACCTTCAACCTCTAG
- a CDS encoding M20/M25/M40 family metallo-hydrolase has product MNLDPIELTRKLVNIESISYHEGVVGAFLHEFLEGEGYAVERMAVDQPDPERTPGGGTGERFNVYAVMPGVTADLVLSTHMDTVPPFFGCTEDDEYLYGRGTCDAKGIIAAQVAAADQLRQAGVKVGLLFVVGEERDSGGAKVANLNPRGSSFLINGEPTDNRLALATKGALRVEIRASGRMAHSAYPELGDSAIDKLLAALYDVQQLNLPIEPEIGPTTVNVGLIHGGRAPNVIADKAEAHLLIRTVGPSEDVKRAILKAVGDRAEVTFSLDLTFVRMRRVGSLETMIAKFATDIPSLTRWGEPFLLGPGSIHVAHTTEERISKKELLECVGLYVDLATSLVKG; this is encoded by the coding sequence ATGAACCTAGATCCGATTGAACTGACTCGCAAGCTTGTCAATATTGAATCCATCAGCTATCACGAAGGCGTCGTGGGTGCGTTTTTACACGAGTTTCTTGAGGGTGAGGGGTATGCGGTCGAGAGAATGGCCGTGGATCAGCCGGATCCGGAGAGGACGCCGGGTGGGGGTACGGGGGAGCGGTTCAACGTCTATGCGGTGATGCCGGGGGTGACGGCAGACTTGGTTTTGTCCACGCATATGGATACGGTTCCACCGTTCTTTGGGTGCACGGAGGATGACGAGTATCTGTACGGGCGCGGGACCTGCGATGCCAAGGGAATCATCGCGGCGCAGGTGGCGGCTGCGGACCAGTTGCGGCAGGCGGGGGTGAAGGTTGGGCTGCTGTTTGTCGTCGGTGAGGAGCGAGATTCGGGTGGGGCGAAGGTGGCGAATCTGAATCCGCGTGGGTCGAGCTTTCTGATCAATGGGGAGCCTACGGACAATCGGCTGGCGCTAGCGACCAAGGGGGCGCTGCGGGTGGAGATTCGGGCGAGTGGGCGGATGGCGCATTCGGCTTATCCGGAGCTGGGCGATTCGGCGATCGATAAGCTGCTGGCGGCGCTTTACGACGTGCAACAGCTCAACCTGCCGATCGAGCCGGAGATTGGGCCGACTACGGTGAACGTTGGACTCATTCATGGGGGAAGGGCGCCGAACGTGATTGCGGATAAGGCGGAGGCGCATCTGCTGATTCGGACGGTGGGGCCCTCGGAGGATGTGAAGCGGGCGATTCTGAAGGCTGTGGGGGATCGGGCGGAGGTGACGTTCTCGCTGGATTTGACGTTTGTGCGGATGCGTCGGGTGGGCTCGCTCGAGACGATGATCGCGAAATTTGCTACGGACATTCCTTCGCTGACGAGGTGGGGAGAGCCGTTTCTGCTGGGGCCGGGGTCGATCCATGTGGCGCACACGACGGAGGAGCGCATCAGCAAGAAGGAGTTGCTGGAGTGCGTGGGGCTTTATGTGGATCTGGCTACTAGTCTGGTGAAGGGCTAG
- a CDS encoding Uma2 family endonuclease yields the protein MATSVQIPIAEYLERTYRPDREYIDGEIVERNMGTWEHARIQMLLGGWFLSHESEWQVMVAVEWRARVSSTRVRIPDVTVVTSGPQPPVLVDAPVLIIEILSPDDSYSDTQRRAEDYRKMGVETIWIIDPDTRTGRMCIGASWTAAARLEVPGTPIFVDLPSLFAGLDPKP from the coding sequence ATGGCGACCTCGGTTCAAATTCCCATCGCCGAGTACCTCGAGCGGACCTACCGGCCCGACCGCGAGTATATCGACGGCGAAATCGTGGAGCGGAACATGGGAACCTGGGAACACGCTCGCATCCAGATGCTTCTAGGCGGCTGGTTTCTCTCCCACGAATCAGAATGGCAGGTTATGGTCGCCGTCGAGTGGAGAGCCCGCGTATCTTCTACTCGTGTTCGCATCCCAGATGTCACCGTCGTCACATCTGGCCCTCAGCCACCGGTTCTTGTCGACGCCCCTGTCCTCATCATCGAAATCCTCTCCCCAGACGACAGCTACTCTGACACCCAACGCCGAGCCGAAGACTATCGGAAGATGGGAGTCGAGACCATCTGGATCATCGATCCCGATACCCGCACCGGACGCATGTGCATCGGCGCAAGCTGGACTGCGGCCGCCCGCCTCGAAGTCCCCGGAACCCCGATCTTCGTCGATCTCCCGAGCCTCTTCGCCGGCCTTGACCCGAAGCCCTAG
- a CDS encoding DUF3592 domain-containing protein produces the protein MHGLPLFESIQRTLRESKRRKKIQQATTWPKTTAEINRWSVNPVSDPNASFSSNYQIEAGFHFTLNGEYYGGYAHSTPTSHSAAERVATGAPTLTIRYNPTNPDETAVLAEDNLNTLPFEVLSS, from the coding sequence ATGCACGGCCTTCCCCTGTTCGAGAGCATTCAGCGCACCCTCCGCGAGTCCAAACGCAGGAAAAAGATCCAACAGGCCACCACCTGGCCGAAAACCACAGCCGAGATCAACCGCTGGTCCGTCAATCCTGTCTCTGATCCCAACGCCTCCTTCTCCAGCAACTATCAGATAGAGGCCGGCTTCCACTTCACCCTAAACGGCGAATACTACGGCGGCTACGCCCACTCCACCCCTACCAGCCACTCCGCCGCCGAACGCGTCGCCACCGGAGCCCCCACCCTCACCATCCGCTACAATCCCACCAACCCCGACGAAACCGCCGTCCTCGCCGAAGACAACCTCAACACCCTCCCCTTCGAAGTCCTCTCCTCCTGA
- the dnaE gene encoding DNA polymerase III subunit alpha has protein sequence MAAEFTHLHLHTDYSLLDGACDVDKLAGHLKKIGQTAAAMTDHGNIFGAVHFFDAMQKKGIKPILGCELYICKNDDHRAAPEGDKYNHMLVLAENEAGYRNLVRLTSEAALHGFYRKPRVSKNFLAKHTEGLIGFSGCLAGEVNQHLMAGKYDEAKRAAGQYEDMFGKGNYFLEIQDHGLEPDKPVCDALFKMERELGIPLIATNDAHYVGADDSRAHEILLCVQTAGSMNDPNRFKFDTQEFYIKTADEMLRTFAQNPEVCTRTMQFVDRCNLKMKKVDDPFPVFDCPDGMTLDEYFEDVCRKGLKMRLETAVAHLQSKGLLKKTIADYEARLNSELDVIKNMKFPGYFMIVWDFIRYAREQSIPVGPGRGSAAGSLVAYVMQITDVDPLQNELLFERFLNPERVSMPDIDIDFDMNRRGEVIEYVRRKYGVDQVAQIITFNTMAAKAAIKDVGRALDMPYGEVDRIAKMIPATIGITIDQALKDSPPLAQAYESDARVKEVIDAALRLEGLVRGAGVHAAGVVIAPQPLTELVPVTRTKDEAVVTAYDMKAVEKMGLLKMDFLGLTTLTVIDDCLKLIKSNRGLDVDLATIDLDDAKTYEQVFHRALTSGVFQFESGGMRDVLRRYKPTTVEDLTALNALYRPGPIQGGMIDDFIERKWGRRAVEYLLPDLELLLKETLGVIVYQEQVMQISNVLAGYSLGEADLLRRAMGKKDPAEMDKQRNRFMSGAAEKKHPKDMAGKIFDLMAQFAGYGFNKSHSAAYALLAYHTAWLKTHFPVEFMAALLTSETSKPENVVKYIQECREMNISVTPPNVQVSSTAFTPVGDTILFGLAAIKNVGHNAIQSVIEVRAGLQAEGKSGFTSLWEFCEKVDLRLLNKRVLESLIKAGAMDSFGRRAQVMAALDKAMEQAQKAQKDAAAGQHGLFGIFDDLPVAGATKAQELPPAAEWDEHTRLQNEKDVLGFFVSGHPMDKYREKLRNMKVVDTATACEMKPEPQVFRRGGGNDTQNEIAIAGVITGLKVAKSKRSGEMYAQACLEDTVGKIELIAFPQSYEKLAEKLKIDVPVVVRGVLRGEEDSAPKLAVSSIQALEDVKLKLPESLRIKIPLHAKDESMLDKLHAIFVGAPGRGRLLLDLEEPGEFCAVLEPQDCMVSADRLFIDRVEELVGAGGVRVID, from the coding sequence ATGGCAGCAGAATTTACCCATCTCCACCTCCACACTGATTACTCTCTCCTTGATGGAGCATGCGACGTTGACAAGCTGGCCGGGCACCTGAAAAAGATCGGGCAGACGGCGGCTGCGATGACGGACCACGGCAATATTTTTGGGGCCGTGCATTTCTTCGACGCGATGCAAAAGAAGGGGATCAAGCCGATCCTCGGGTGTGAGCTTTACATCTGCAAGAACGACGACCACCGGGCTGCTCCTGAAGGCGACAAGTACAACCACATGCTTGTGCTGGCGGAGAACGAGGCCGGATACCGGAACCTGGTTCGGCTGACGTCGGAGGCGGCGCTGCATGGGTTCTACCGGAAGCCTCGCGTGTCGAAGAACTTTCTGGCGAAGCATACGGAGGGGTTGATTGGCTTTTCGGGGTGCCTTGCGGGTGAGGTGAATCAGCACCTCATGGCGGGGAAGTATGACGAAGCCAAGAGGGCCGCAGGCCAGTATGAGGACATGTTCGGGAAGGGAAACTACTTTCTCGAGATACAGGATCATGGGCTTGAGCCGGATAAGCCGGTGTGCGATGCGTTGTTCAAGATGGAGCGGGAGCTGGGGATTCCGCTGATCGCGACGAACGACGCGCATTACGTGGGCGCGGATGACTCGCGGGCGCACGAGATCCTGCTATGCGTGCAGACGGCGGGGTCGATGAACGATCCGAACCGGTTCAAGTTCGATACGCAGGAGTTCTACATTAAGACGGCGGACGAGATGCTGCGGACGTTTGCGCAGAATCCCGAAGTGTGCACGCGGACGATGCAGTTTGTCGATCGCTGCAATCTGAAGATGAAGAAGGTCGACGATCCGTTTCCGGTGTTCGATTGCCCGGATGGTATGACGCTCGATGAGTATTTCGAGGATGTGTGCCGCAAGGGTTTGAAGATGCGGCTTGAGACGGCCGTCGCTCACCTGCAGAGCAAGGGGTTGCTGAAGAAGACGATCGCGGACTACGAGGCGAGGCTGAATAGCGAGTTGGACGTGATCAAGAACATGAAGTTTCCGGGCTACTTCATGATCGTTTGGGACTTCATACGGTATGCGCGGGAGCAGAGTATCCCGGTGGGTCCGGGGCGTGGTTCGGCGGCGGGTTCGCTGGTGGCGTATGTGATGCAGATCACGGATGTCGATCCGCTGCAGAATGAGTTGCTGTTCGAGCGGTTCCTGAATCCTGAGCGCGTGTCGATGCCTGATATCGATATCGACTTCGATATGAACCGGCGCGGCGAGGTGATCGAGTATGTGCGGCGGAAGTATGGGGTGGACCAGGTCGCGCAGATCATCACGTTCAATACGATGGCGGCGAAGGCGGCGATCAAGGACGTCGGCCGTGCGCTCGATATGCCGTATGGCGAGGTCGACCGCATCGCGAAGATGATTCCGGCGACGATCGGGATCACGATCGACCAGGCGTTGAAAGATTCGCCTCCGCTGGCGCAGGCGTATGAGAGCGATGCGCGGGTAAAGGAAGTGATCGACGCGGCGCTGCGGCTTGAGGGACTGGTGCGTGGGGCGGGCGTGCATGCGGCAGGTGTCGTGATTGCTCCGCAGCCTTTGACGGAGCTTGTGCCTGTTACGCGGACGAAGGACGAGGCTGTTGTTACGGCGTATGACATGAAGGCCGTCGAGAAGATGGGTCTGCTCAAGATGGACTTTCTTGGGCTTACCACGCTGACTGTTATTGATGATTGTTTGAAGCTGATCAAGAGCAATCGTGGGCTGGATGTGGATCTGGCTACGATCGATCTGGATGATGCGAAGACGTATGAGCAGGTGTTTCACCGGGCGCTGACATCGGGTGTGTTTCAGTTTGAATCGGGTGGGATGCGGGATGTACTGCGGCGCTATAAGCCGACTACGGTTGAGGATCTGACGGCGTTGAATGCCCTGTATCGTCCGGGGCCGATCCAGGGCGGTATGATCGATGACTTCATCGAACGCAAGTGGGGACGCAGGGCTGTCGAGTATCTACTGCCGGATCTTGAGTTGCTGCTGAAGGAGACGCTGGGCGTCATCGTGTATCAGGAACAGGTGATGCAGATCTCGAACGTGCTCGCTGGGTATTCGCTTGGTGAGGCCGATCTGCTGCGGCGCGCGATGGGTAAGAAAGACCCGGCTGAGATGGACAAGCAGAGGAATCGCTTCATGTCCGGTGCCGCGGAGAAGAAGCACCCGAAGGACATGGCGGGGAAAATCTTCGATCTGATGGCGCAGTTCGCGGGGTATGGATTTAATAAGTCACACTCTGCGGCTTATGCTTTACTGGCATATCACACGGCTTGGTTGAAGACGCATTTTCCGGTGGAGTTCATGGCTGCGTTGCTGACGAGTGAAACGTCGAAGCCGGAGAATGTAGTGAAGTATATCCAGGAGTGCCGCGAGATGAATATCTCGGTGACTCCGCCGAACGTGCAGGTTTCGTCCACGGCGTTTACTCCTGTTGGCGATACGATTTTGTTCGGGTTGGCGGCGATCAAGAACGTTGGGCATAACGCAATTCAGTCGGTGATCGAGGTAAGGGCAGGTTTGCAGGCGGAGGGTAAGTCGGGGTTCACGAGCCTTTGGGAGTTCTGCGAGAAGGTCGATCTTAGGCTGCTGAACAAGCGGGTGCTGGAGTCGCTGATCAAGGCTGGAGCGATGGACTCCTTTGGCCGTCGAGCGCAGGTGATGGCGGCTCTCGATAAGGCGATGGAGCAGGCGCAGAAGGCCCAGAAGGATGCGGCTGCGGGGCAGCATGGCTTGTTTGGGATCTTCGATGATCTGCCTGTTGCCGGTGCGACGAAGGCGCAGGAGTTGCCCCCGGCAGCGGAGTGGGATGAGCATACGCGTCTGCAGAACGAGAAGGATGTTCTCGGCTTCTTCGTTTCGGGTCACCCAATGGATAAGTATCGGGAGAAGTTACGCAATATGAAAGTTGTCGATACCGCGACGGCGTGTGAGATGAAGCCGGAGCCGCAGGTGTTTCGGCGGGGTGGTGGAAACGACACGCAGAACGAGATCGCCATTGCTGGTGTGATCACCGGGCTTAAGGTGGCGAAGTCGAAGCGGTCGGGCGAGATGTACGCGCAGGCTTGCCTCGAAGATACAGTTGGGAAGATCGAGTTGATTGCGTTTCCGCAGTCGTACGAGAAGCTGGCGGAGAAACTGAAGATCGACGTGCCGGTGGTGGTGCGTGGTGTACTGCGGGGGGAAGAGGACTCGGCTCCGAAGCTGGCGGTGTCGAGTATCCAGGCGCTCGAGGATGTGAAGCTGAAGCTGCCGGAGTCTTTGCGAATCAAGATTCCGCTGCACGCGAAGGATGAGTCAATGCTGGATAAGCTGCATGCTATCTTCGTTGGAGCCCCAGGCAGGGGACGGCTTCTGCTGGACCTGGAAGAGCCGGGTGAGTTCTGCGCAGTGCTTGAGCCGCAGGATTGTATGGTATCGGCGGACCGGTTGTTTATCGATCGGGTGGAGGAACTTGTTGGCGCTGGCGGCGTGCGGGTGATCGACTAA
- a CDS encoding DUF4440 domain-containing protein: MNTLRALEEELFEPAVRRNITRLSEVLADGFREFGSSGRVFSKAQIMSELQHELERRISLSEFRVKAISKDAVLVTYRATRVQEGLADVHSLRSSIWMKREGRWEIVFHQGTVVP, from the coding sequence GTGAATACTCTCCGCGCGCTCGAAGAAGAGCTCTTCGAGCCTGCTGTCCGGAGGAACATAACGCGGCTTTCGGAGGTGCTCGCCGATGGATTCCGTGAGTTCGGGAGTTCGGGGCGTGTCTTCAGCAAAGCACAGATTATGTCGGAGCTGCAGCACGAATTGGAACGACGAATCTCGCTCTCGGAGTTTCGTGTGAAAGCAATTTCCAAGGACGCGGTGCTTGTGACTTACCGCGCGACTCGCGTTCAGGAGGGCCTGGCGGATGTTCACTCGCTTCGCTCGTCGATCTGGATGAAGCGCGAAGGGCGGTGGGAGATTGTCTTTCATCAAGGAACAGTCGTTCCCTAG
- a CDS encoding MarR family transcriptional regulator, producing the protein MRKVALVPESQFASDLATEIRTTLGKLKRRMREQGGRDDLTPSQISVLLRLEKEGAVTVSGLARAEGMRPQSMSSIVTPLQNAGLVSSSSDPKDGRQTLMSLSKKCEKLLRESRAAKQDWLTTAILEKLSALERQKLSAALGLLNRITDDKPLS; encoded by the coding sequence ATGAGAAAGGTGGCTCTAGTCCCGGAATCCCAGTTCGCGTCTGATCTAGCGACGGAGATTCGGACCACACTGGGCAAACTGAAACGTCGGATGCGCGAGCAGGGCGGGCGAGATGATCTAACGCCATCTCAGATCTCGGTCCTGCTTCGCCTTGAAAAGGAGGGCGCTGTGACAGTGTCAGGTCTGGCCCGCGCCGAGGGAATGCGACCCCAATCGATGAGCTCCATCGTTACCCCCCTGCAGAATGCAGGCTTGGTAAGCAGTTCCTCCGACCCGAAAGATGGTCGCCAGACCCTGATGTCGCTCAGTAAGAAGTGCGAAAAGTTACTTCGGGAAAGCCGCGCCGCAAAGCAGGATTGGCTCACCACCGCAATTCTCGAGAAGCTCTCAGCCCTGGAGAGGCAGAAGCTGTCGGCAGCCCTCGGTCTCCTCAACCGAATCACCGACGATAAGCCGCTTTCGTGA
- a CDS encoding acetyl-CoA carboxylase carboxyltransferase subunit alpha translates to MAEHEATRVTHTPPAAPVPEAWIRTELARDPQRPYPMDFIEALFTDLSELHGDRAFGDDPAMMCGMARFHGEAVMVIGNLKGRTLKERVSRKFGSPEPEGYRKALRAMKIAEKFGRPIFTFLDLAGAYPGIGAEERGQGEAIARNLIEMSRLRVPTIATITGEGGSGGALALAVADRVLMLENAIYSVISPEGCASIMWKDSSKKQQAAAALKYTSFDVKRLGCVDDVVPEPTGGTQKDFPAAMGMLDTRLMAHLDEIRSMPVNLLLEQRYEKFRKIAQFYTSS, encoded by the coding sequence ATGGCAGAACACGAAGCGACACGCGTAACGCACACTCCCCCTGCCGCACCGGTTCCCGAGGCGTGGATTCGGACGGAGCTCGCACGGGACCCGCAACGCCCCTATCCCATGGACTTCATCGAAGCACTGTTCACCGACCTGAGCGAGCTCCACGGCGATCGTGCCTTTGGCGACGATCCGGCGATGATGTGCGGCATGGCGCGTTTTCACGGGGAAGCTGTGATGGTGATCGGCAACCTGAAGGGCCGCACGCTCAAGGAGCGGGTGAGCCGGAAGTTCGGGAGTCCAGAACCGGAAGGCTATCGCAAGGCGCTGCGCGCAATGAAGATCGCGGAGAAGTTTGGGCGGCCCATCTTTACCTTTCTTGATCTCGCGGGAGCATACCCGGGGATTGGAGCAGAGGAGCGCGGCCAAGGAGAGGCGATCGCACGGAATTTGATCGAGATGTCACGTTTGCGAGTTCCTACGATCGCCACGATCACGGGAGAAGGCGGATCGGGCGGGGCTCTTGCGCTTGCGGTGGCAGACCGTGTGCTGATGCTTGAAAATGCAATCTACTCGGTGATCTCGCCCGAGGGTTGCGCGTCGATCATGTGGAAGGATTCGAGCAAGAAGCAGCAGGCGGCTGCGGCGCTGAAGTACACGTCGTTTGATGTGAAGCGACTGGGATGTGTGGACGACGTGGTTCCCGAGCCGACGGGAGGAACGCAGAAGGACTTTCCGGCGGCCATGGGCATGCTCGACACGAGGCTTATGGCGCATTTGGACGAGATCCGCTCGATGCCTGTGAATCTGTTGCTGGAACAGCGTTACGAGAAGTTCAGAAAGATAGCTCAGTTTTATACGTCTTCCTAG